A genomic window from Macaca thibetana thibetana isolate TM-01 chromosome 16, ASM2454274v1, whole genome shotgun sequence includes:
- the LOC126938588 gene encoding keratin-associated protein 9-2 isoform X3, translated as MTNCCSPCCQPTCCRTTCCRTTCWKPTCVTTCSSTPCCQPTCCVSSCCQPCCRPTCCQNTCCQPTCVTSCCQPSCCSTPCCQPTCCVCGSSCGQTSSCAPVYCRRTCYHPTCVCLPGCLNQSYGSSCCQPCCRPACCETTCCRTTCFQPTCVSSCCQPSCC; from the exons ATGACCAACTGTTGCTCCCCTTGCTGCCAGCCTACGTGCTGCAGGACCACCTGCTGCAGGACCACCTGCTGGAAGCCCACCTGTGTGACCACCTGCAGCAGCACACCCTGCTGCCAGCCCACCTGCTGTGTGTCCAGCTGCTGCCAGCCTTGCTGCCGCCCAACTTGCTGTCAAAACACTTGCTGCCAGCCCACCTGTGTGACCAGCTGCTGCCAGCCTTCCTGCTGCAGCACACCCTGCTGCCAGCCCACCTGCTGTGT CTGTGGGTCCAGCTGTGGCCAGACCAGCTCCTGTGCACCTGTCTACTGCAGAAGAACCTGCTACCACCCCACATGTGTCTGCCTGCCTGGTTGCCTAAACCAGAGCTATGGATCCAGCTGCTGCCAGCCCTGCTGCCGCCCAGCCTGCTGTGAGACCACCTGCTGCAGGACCACTTGCTTCCAGCCCACCTGTGTGTCCAGCTGCTGCCAGCCTTCTTGCTGCTGA
- the LOC126938588 gene encoding keratin-associated protein 9-8 isoform X1, protein MTNCCSPCCQPTCCRTTCCRTTCWKPTCVTTCSSTPCCQPTCCVSSCCQPCCRPTCCQNTCCQPTCVTSCCQPSCCSTPCCQPTCCPTCCGSSCCGQTSCGSSCGQTSSCAPVYCRRTCYHPTCVCLPGCLNQSYGSSCCQPCCRPACCETTCCRTTCFQPTCVSSCCQPSCC, encoded by the exons ATGACCAACTGTTGCTCCCCTTGCTGCCAGCCTACGTGCTGCAGGACCACCTGCTGCAGGACCACCTGCTGGAAGCCCACCTGTGTGACCACCTGCAGCAGCACACCCTGCTGCCAGCCCACCTGCTGTGTGTCCAGCTGCTGCCAGCCTTGCTGCCGCCCAACTTGCTGTCAAAACACTTGCTGCCAGCCCACCTGTGTGACCAGCTGCTGCCAGCCTTCCTGCTGCAGCACACCCTGCTGCCAGCCCACCTGCTGT CCCACCTGCTGTGGGTCAAGCTGCTGTGGCCAAACCAGCTGTGGGTCCAGCTGTGGCCAGACCAGCTCCTGTGCACCTGTCTACTGCAGAAGAACCTGCTACCACCCCACATGTGTCTGCCTGCCTGGTTGCCTAAACCAGAGCTATGGATCCAGCTGCTGCCAGCCCTGCTGCCGCCCAGCCTGCTGTGAGACCACCTGCTGCAGGACCACTTGCTTCCAGCCCACCTGTGTGTCCAGCTGCTGCCAGCCTTCTTGCTGCTGA
- the LOC126938563 gene encoding keratin-associated protein 9-2-like isoform X3, protein MTNCCSPCCQPTCCRTTCCRTTCWKPTCVTTCSSTPCCQPSCCVSSCCQPSCCVSSCCQPCCRPTCCQNTCCQPTCVTSCCQPSCCSTPCCQPSCCVCGSSCGQTSSCAPVYCRRTCYHPTCVCLPGCLNQSYGSSCCQPCCRPACCETTCCRTTCFQPTCVSSCCQPSCC, encoded by the exons ATGACCAACTGTTGCTCCCCTTGCTGTCAGCCTACATGCTGCAGGACCACCTGCTGCAGGACCACCTGCTGGAAGCCCACCTGTGTGACCACCTGCAGCAGCACACCCTGCTGCCAGCCCTCCTGCTGTGTGTCCAGCTGCTGCCAGCCCTCCTGCTGTGTGTCCAGCTGCTGCCAGCCTTGCTGCCGCCCAACTTGCTGTCAAAACACCTGCTGCCAGCCCACCTGTGTGACCAGCTGCTGTCAGCCTTCCTGCTGCAGCACACCCTGCTGCCAGCCCTCCTGCTGTGT CTGTGGGTCCAGCTGTGGCCAGACCAGCTCCTGTGCACCTGTCTACTGCAGAAGAACCTGCTACCACCCCACATGTGTCTGCCTGCCTGGTTGCCTAAACCAGAGCTATGGATCCAGCTGCTGCCAGCCCTGCTGCCGCCCAGCCTGCTGTGAGACCACCTGCTGCAGGACCACTTGCTTCCAGCCCACCTGTGTGTCCAGCTGCTGCCAGCCTTCTTGCTGCTGA
- the LOC126938588 gene encoding keratin-associated protein 9-8 isoform X2: protein MTNCCSPCCQPTCCRTTCCRTTCWKPTCVTTCSSTPCCQPTCCVSSCCQPCCRPTCCQNTCCQPTCVTSCCQPSCCSTPCCQPTCCVCCGQTSCGSSCGQTSSCAPVYCRRTCYHPTCVCLPGCLNQSYGSSCCQPCCRPACCETTCCRTTCFQPTCVSSCCQPSCC, encoded by the exons ATGACCAACTGTTGCTCCCCTTGCTGCCAGCCTACGTGCTGCAGGACCACCTGCTGCAGGACCACCTGCTGGAAGCCCACCTGTGTGACCACCTGCAGCAGCACACCCTGCTGCCAGCCCACCTGCTGTGTGTCCAGCTGCTGCCAGCCTTGCTGCCGCCCAACTTGCTGTCAAAACACTTGCTGCCAGCCCACCTGTGTGACCAGCTGCTGCCAGCCTTCCTGCTGCAGCACACCCTGCTGCCAGCCCACCTGCTGTGT CTGCTGTGGCCAAACCAGCTGTGGGTCCAGCTGTGGCCAGACCAGCTCCTGTGCACCTGTCTACTGCAGAAGAACCTGCTACCACCCCACATGTGTCTGCCTGCCTGGTTGCCTAAACCAGAGCTATGGATCCAGCTGCTGCCAGCCCTGCTGCCGCCCAGCCTGCTGTGAGACCACCTGCTGCAGGACCACTTGCTTCCAGCCCACCTGTGTGTCCAGCTGCTGCCAGCCTTCTTGCTGCTGA
- the LOC126938585 gene encoding keratin-associated protein 9-2-like encodes MTNCCSPCCQPTCCRTTCCRTTCWKPTCVTTCSSTPCCQPTCCVSSCCQPCCHPTCCQNTCCQPTCVTSCCQPSCCSTPCCQPTCCGSSYCGQTSCGSSCDQTSSCAPVYCRRTCYHPTCVCLPGCLNQSYGSSCCQPCCHPACCETTCCRTTCFQPTCVSSCCQPSCC; translated from the coding sequence ATGACCAACTGTTGCTCCCCTTGCTGTCAGCCTACGTGCTGCAGGACCACCTGCTGCAGGACCACCTGCTGGAAGCCCACCTGTGTGACCACCTGCAGCAGCACACCCTGCTGCCAGCCCACCTGCTGTGTGTCCAGCTGCtgccagccttgctgccacccaACTTGCTGTCAAAACACATGCTGCCAGCCCACCTGTGTGACCAGCTGCTGTCAGCCTTCCTGCTGCAGCACACCCTGCTGCCAGCCCACCTGCTGTGGGTCCAGCTACTGTGGCCAAACCAGCTGTGGGTCCAGCTGTGACCAGACCAGCTCCTGTGCACCTGTCTACTGCAGAAGAACCTGCTACCACCCCACATGTGTCTGCCTGCCTGGTTGCCTAAACCAGAGCTATGGATCCAGCTGCTGTCAGCCCTGCTGCCACCCAGCCTGCTGTGAGACCACCTGCTGCAGGACCACTTGCTTCCAGCCCACCTGTGTGTCCAGCTGCTGCCAGCCTTCTTGCTGCTGA
- the LOC126938563 gene encoding keratin-associated protein 9-2-like isoform X1 — protein sequence MTNCCSPCCQPTCCRTTCCRTTCWKPTCVTTCSSTPCCQPSCCVSSCCQPSCCVSSCCQPCCRPTCCQNTCCQPTCVTSCCQPSCCSTPCCQPSCCPSCCGSSCCDQTSCGSSCGQTSSCAPVYCRRTCYHPTCVCLPGCLNQSYGSSCCQPCCRPACCETTCCRTTCFQPTCVSSCCQPSCC from the exons ATGACCAACTGTTGCTCCCCTTGCTGTCAGCCTACATGCTGCAGGACCACCTGCTGCAGGACCACCTGCTGGAAGCCCACCTGTGTGACCACCTGCAGCAGCACACCCTGCTGCCAGCCCTCCTGCTGTGTGTCCAGCTGCTGCCAGCCCTCCTGCTGTGTGTCCAGCTGCTGCCAGCCTTGCTGCCGCCCAACTTGCTGTCAAAACACCTGCTGCCAGCCCACCTGTGTGACCAGCTGCTGTCAGCCTTCCTGCTGCAGCACACCCTGCTGCCAGCCCTCCTGCTGT CCCTCCTGCTGTGGGTCCAGCTGCTGTGACCAAACCAGCTGTGGGTCCAGCTGTGGCCAGACCAGCTCCTGTGCACCTGTCTACTGCAGAAGAACCTGCTACCACCCCACATGTGTCTGCCTGCCTGGTTGCCTAAACCAGAGCTATGGATCCAGCTGCTGCCAGCCCTGCTGCCGCCCAGCCTGCTGTGAGACCACCTGCTGCAGGACCACTTGCTTCCAGCCCACCTGTGTGTCCAGCTGCTGCCAGCCTTCTTGCTGCTGA
- the LOC126938584 gene encoding keratin-associated protein 9-2-like has translation MTNCCSPCCQPTCCRTTCCRTTCWKPTCVTTCCSTPCCQPTCCVSSCCQPCCRPTCCQNTCCQPTCVTSCCQPSCCSTPCCQPTCCGSSCCGQTSCGSSCGQISSCAPVYCRRTCYHPTCVCLPGCLNQSYGSSCCQPCCRPACCETTCCRTTCFQPTCVTNCCQPSCC, from the coding sequence ATGACCAACTGTTGCTCCCCTTGCTGTCAGCCTACATGCTGCAGGACCACCTGCTGCAGGACCACCTGCTGGAAGCCCACCTGTGTGACCACCTGCTGCAGCACACCCTGCTGCCAGCCCACCTGCTGTGTGTCCAGCTGCTGCCAGCCTTGCTGCCGCCCAACTTGCTGTCAAAACACTTGCTGCCAGCCCACCTGTGTGACCAGCTGCTGCCAGCCTTCCTGCTGCAGCACACCCTGCTGCCAGCCCACCTGCTGTGGGTCCAGCTGCTGTGGCCAAACCAGCTGTGGGTCCAGCTGTGGCCAGATCAGCTCCTGTGCACCTGTCTACTGCAGAAGAACCTGCTACCACCCCACATGTGTCTGCCTGCCTGGTTGCCTAAACCAGAGCTATGGATCCAGCTGCTGCCAGCCCTGCTGCCGCCCAGCCTGCTGTGAGACCACCTGCTGCAGGACCACTTGCTTCCAGCCCACCTGTGTGACCAACTGCTGCCAGCCTTCTTGCTGTTGA
- the LOC126938563 gene encoding keratin-associated protein 9-2-like isoform X2 has protein sequence MTNCCSPCCQPTCCRTTCCRTTCWKPTCVTTCSSTPCCQPSCCVSSCCQPSCCVSSCCQPCCRPTCCQNTCCQPTCVTSCCQPSCCSTPCCQPSCCVCCDQTSCGSSCGQTSSCAPVYCRRTCYHPTCVCLPGCLNQSYGSSCCQPCCRPACCETTCCRTTCFQPTCVSSCCQPSCC, from the exons ATGACCAACTGTTGCTCCCCTTGCTGTCAGCCTACATGCTGCAGGACCACCTGCTGCAGGACCACCTGCTGGAAGCCCACCTGTGTGACCACCTGCAGCAGCACACCCTGCTGCCAGCCCTCCTGCTGTGTGTCCAGCTGCTGCCAGCCCTCCTGCTGTGTGTCCAGCTGCTGCCAGCCTTGCTGCCGCCCAACTTGCTGTCAAAACACCTGCTGCCAGCCCACCTGTGTGACCAGCTGCTGTCAGCCTTCCTGCTGCAGCACACCCTGCTGCCAGCCCTCCTGCTGTGT CTGCTGTGACCAAACCAGCTGTGGGTCCAGCTGTGGCCAGACCAGCTCCTGTGCACCTGTCTACTGCAGAAGAACCTGCTACCACCCCACATGTGTCTGCCTGCCTGGTTGCCTAAACCAGAGCTATGGATCCAGCTGCTGCCAGCCCTGCTGCCGCCCAGCCTGCTGTGAGACCACCTGCTGCAGGACCACTTGCTTCCAGCCCACCTGTGTGTCCAGCTGCTGCCAGCCTTCTTGCTGCTGA